The following coding sequences are from one Triticum aestivum cultivar Chinese Spring chromosome 5A, IWGSC CS RefSeq v2.1, whole genome shotgun sequence window:
- the LOC123104694 gene encoding disease resistance protein RGA5, giving the protein MGDSALHLAARAGNVALVQKIFADCDPELVAELTDHQNQDGETALYVSAEMGHVEVVCEILKVCDLHSAFLKAHNSFDAFHIAAKQGHLVVLQELLKAFPALAMTTNSVNATALYTAALHRHIGIVNLLLDTDPRLARIARNNGKTALHIAARLGNVEVVVLLLNKDPATVFRIDRKGQTAVHMASKGHNAEILLELLKPDVSVIHLEDNKGDRPLHVATRKGKTIIVQTLISIEEIDINAINGAGETAFAIAEKLGNEELVNILREAGGVTAEEQVNPPKSIKRFKQTHDVQSQIKQKRRTNMHFHTIRKSSQKLHTEAPVCALADAMFRLPAKLDELLISHVHMLPRGAEDEIPLIKQDLEEIMAILQEHDHPGRAEDRAMTSKCLTKEVRELSYDMEDSVDQYVHAVDTKRRIVPRRKKYKITCRRGKTTARLPEKLKWRIWMANKIREFSVRSQEALQRYSLFNHPGAHGISTSATSTRHDVCFGSWYPTPCGELVGIDGHLNTLEAWLGKDGEQQLKVVSVVGSGGVGKTTLSKELYRRIRGQFECQAFVRTSRKPDIRRLLISLLSQVRPHQTPHTWKLHSLIADIRTHLHDKRYLIVIDDVWATQTWDIINRALPAGNLCSRILITTEVEDVALKCCGYDSRHVLMVKPLGYDDSSKLFFSTAFGLQYECPPELCDAAHNIVRKCAGSPLAMVTVASLLVSQIGKPEKWDYVNEIFGHGLSTYPSSEGMKQVLNLSYNNLPHYLKACVMYLSIYEEDYIIQKDDLVKQWIAEGLILATEEKDKEEISRRYFDELISSRMILPVYTNDNDDVLSCTLHHMVLDFIKHKSLEENFVIAIDHSQTTAPLADKVRRLSLHFGNAEATPPTNMRLSQVRTLAFFGVIECLPSVIEFRLLQVLILHLFGDDESVSFDLTGISELFRLRYLHVTCNATLEVPQTQMRGLQYLETLKIDARVSAVPSDIVHLPSLLHLSLPVGTNLPNGIDHMTSLCTLEYFDINVNSMENVHSLGELTNLQDLRLTCSTVPSSYLKSKIDSMGSILANLSNLRSVTLKSSGILESEPYSMIISCDGLSSVSSPPALLQRFEWLPRICTFSSIPKWISHLNKLCILKIGLRELVSNDVAALRGLPALTVLSLYVRAKPAEKIVFTRAGFLVLKCFKFRCSVPWLEFEVDAMPNLLKLKLSFDAHGVDQHRTIPVGMVHLTGLKEISAKIWGAGANERRAAKSALIDAIKMHSGCPTSSIQCLDGMFSGKDDNNSGIQEEEHLTLQKQYNIKEEDSKKQHDLPKDYMDVAYKQTSSSNNHRKSKRITQVRMQVRVGSVQDNSALEDGFSWRKYGQKDIIGSMHPRAYFRCTHRHVKGCPVTKQVQRTSTDPLLFDVVYHGEHTCLDSVGSPATSCGHVAGVEVMSRSRPGVGFVSQSQAACSSQVMSSEVVSGSGSTAGLWGDEIDMPDPDRDDTGISADYLGGYEFDVSAFFA; this is encoded by the exons ATGGGTGACAGTGCGCTCCACCTTGCAGCAAGGGCCGGAAATGTTGCCCTTGTGCAGAAGATCTTTGCGGACTGCGATCCGGAGCTGGTCGCGGAATTGACTGACCATCAGAACCAGGACGGTGAGACAGCGCTGTATGTTTCCGCGGAGATGGGGCATGTCGAGGTTGTGTGTGAAATTCTGAAGGTTTGTGATCTGCATTCAGCATTTCTCAAGGCACACAACAGCTTTGATGCATTCCATATTGCAGCAAAGCAGGGCCATCTAG TTGTTTTGCAGGAGCTACTGAAGGCTTTTCCTGCATTAGCTATGACAACAAATTCAGTAAATGCCACAGCTTTATACACTGCCGCACTTCACCGCCACATTGGTATTGTCAATCTTCTACTGGATACAGACCCAAGACTTGCCAGGATTGCAAGAAATAATGGGAAGACAGCTCTGCATATAGCAGCAAGACTGGGCAATGTGGAGGTGGTAGTGTTGTTGTTGAATAAAGATCCGGCGACTGTTTTCAGAATAGACAGGAAGGGACAAACAGCAGTGCACATGGCTTCCAAAGGCCACAATGCTGAAATTCTGCTTGAGCTACTGAAGCCCGATGTCTCAGTAATCCATTTGGAAGATAACAAGGGGGACAGGCCACTGCATGTTGCAACGCGGAAGGGAAAAACCATT ATAGTTCAGACGCTAATATCCATTGAAGAGATTGATATCAATGCAATCAATGGAGCTGGAGAGACCGCTTTTGCCATTGCAGAGAAACTGGGTAATGAAGAGCTTGTAAACATCCTGAGGGAGGCTGGTGGAGTAACCGCAGAAGAGCAAGTAAATCCTCCGAAATCAATCAAGCGTTTTAAGCAAACACATGATGTCCAATCGCAGATCAAGCAAAAGCGTCGGACAAATATGCATTTCCACACGATCAGGAAGAGTAGTCAAAAGCTCCACACTGAGGCTCCAGTCTGCGCTTTGGCAGACGCCATGTTCAGACTTCCTGCAAAGCTTGATGAGCTACTGATTAGCCACGTCCACATGCTTCCTAGGGGTGCGGAGGATGAGATACCTCTCATCAAGCAAGATCTGGAAGAGATAATGGCCATTCTGCAGGAGCACGACCACCCAGGGAGAGCGGAAGACCGTGCTATGACGAGCAAGTGCCTGACCAAGGAGGTGCGCGAGCTGTCATACGACATGGAGGATAGCGTCGACCAGTACGTGCACGCCGTCGACACCAAGAGAAGGATTGTTCCTCGCCGTAAAAAGTACAAGATCACCTGTCGTAGGGGCAAGACCACTGCGCGGCTCCCGGAGAAGCTTAAGTGGCGTATATGGATGGCCAACAAGATCAGGGAGTTCAGTGTGCGCTCGCAAGAGGCGCTGCAGCGGTACAGCCTATTTAACCACCCTGGTGCTCATGGCATCAGCACGTCTGCTACTTCTACGAGACATGATGTGTGTTTTGGCTCTTGGTATCCCACACCGTGTGGGGAGCTTGTCGGTATAGATGGACATTTGAATACTCTTGAAGCGTGGTTGGGTAAGGATGGGGAGCAGCAGCTCAAGGTGGTATCTGTTGTTGGATCTGGAGGGGTTGGTAAGACCACACTTTCCAAAGAGCTGTACCGTAGAATCAGAGGGCAATTCGAGTGCCAGGCATTTGTGAGGACGTCCCGGAAGCCCGACATCAGGAGGCTTCTCATCAGCTTGCTCTCACAAGTCCGGCCACACCAAACCCCtcacacttggaaattgcatagtCTAATTGCCGATATCAGGACACATCTCCACGATAAGAG GTACTTGATCGTCATTGATGATGTATGGGCTACACAAACATGGGATATCATTAATCGTGCTTTGCCGGCTGGTAATCTTTGCAGTAGAATTCTAATAACGACAGAAGTCGAAGATGTAGCTCTGAAATGTTGTGGTTATGACTCTAGGCATGTTCTTATGGTGAAACCACTTGGTTACGATGATTCAAGCAAATTATTTTTCAGCACAGCTTTTGGACTACAATATGAATGTCCTCCAGAACTCTGTGACGCTGCACACAACATTGTGAGGAAATGTGCTGGTTCACCACTAGCAATGGTTACTGTTGCTAGTCTTTTAGTAAGCCAGATTGGCAAACCAGAGAAATGGGATTATGTAAATGAAATCTTTGGTCACGGTTTGAGCACATATCCTAGCTCGGAAGGAATGAAACAAGTACTAAACCTTAGTTACAACAATCTTCCTCATTATTTGAAGGCATGTGTGATGTATCTCAGTATATATGAAGAGGACTACATAATTCAGAAAGATGATTTGGTAAAGCAATGGATAGCTGAAGGTCTTATCCTAGCAACAGAAGAGAAAGACAAAGAGGAAATATCAAGGAGATATTTTGATGAGCTTATCAGTAGCAGAATGATCCTACCTGTGTATACAAATGACAACGATGATGTTTTGTCCTGCACACTGCATCACATGGTACTTGATTTTATCAAACACAAGTCCTTAGAAGAGAATTTTGTCATCGCAATAGATCATAGTCAGACAACTGCACCACTCGCAGACAAGGTTCGTCGACTGTCTCTCCACTTTGGTAATGCAGAAGCAACGCCACCAACAAATATGAGACTATCACAAGTTCGGACTCTCGCATTTTTCGGGGTCATTGAGTGTTTGCCTTCCGTTATAGAGTTTCGGCTTCTTCAAGTCCTAATCCTACATCTTTTTGGCGATGATGAAAGTGTCAGTTTTGATCTCACTGGAATATCTGAGCTTTTTCGGTTGAGATATTTGCATGTCACATGTAATGCCACCTTAGAAGTACCACAAACTCAGATGCGAGGTTTACAATATTTGGAGACACTGAAAATAGATGCAAGAGTAAGTGCAGTTCCGTCGGACATTGTTCATTTGCCGAGCTTGTTGCACCTCAGTCTTCCTGTTGGGACAAATCTACCAAATGGTATTGACCATATGACATCGCTTTGCACACTTGAATATTTTGATATAAATGTTAACTCAATGGAGAATGTGCACAGCCTTGGTGAGCTGACCAATCTTCAGGATCTTCGGCTCACATGTTCTACAGTTCCTTCTTCTTACTTAAAGAGTAAAATCGATAGTATGGGCTCTATTCTTGCGAACCTCAGCAACCTCAGGTCTGTAACTCTGAAGTCTTCAGGTATTCTGGAGAGTGAACCTTACAGCATGATCATTTCCTGTGATGGCTTGAGCAGCGTTTCCTCTCCTCCAGCTCTTCTTCAAAGATTTGAGTGGTTGCCACGCATTTGTACCTTCTCCAGCATCCCTAAGTGGATTAGCCATCTCAACAAGCTCTGCATTTTAAAGATTGGGCTTAGGGAATTAGTGAGCAATGATGTCGCTGCTCTGAGAGGATTGCCTGCACTAACTGTTTTGTCGTTATATGTCCGAGCAAAGCCCGCAGAAAAAATTGTCTTTACTAGGGCAGGATTCTTGGTTCTCAAGTGCTTCAAGTTCAGGTGCAGTGTACCTTGGCTGGAATTTGAGGTGGATGCAATGCCTAATCTCTTGAAACTCAAGCTAAGTTTTGATGCCCATGGAGTAGATCAACATCGTACTATACCTGTCGGCATGGTGCACTTAACAGGCCTTAAGGAAATCTCTGCAAAAATTTGGGGTGCTGGTGCCAATGAAAGAAGGGCTGCAAAATCAGCGCTGATTGATGCTATAAAAATGCATTCGGGATGTCCCACCTCCAGCATACAGTGTTTAGATGGGATGTTCAGTGGTAAGGATGATAATAATAGCGGGATACAAGAGGAAGAACACTTGACTCTGCAAAAGCAATACAATATCAAGGAGGAAGACTCCAAGAAACAGCATGATCTTCCAAAGGACTACATGGATGTTGCATACAAACAAACTTCCAGCAG CAACAATCATAGGAAGTCCAAGCGGATCACACAGGTGAGGATGCAGGTGAGGGTGGGATCGGTGCAGGACAACAGCGCCCTCGAGGATGGCTTTAGCTGGAGGAAGTACGGCCAGAAGGATATCATCGGCTCCATGCACCCAAG AGCTTATTTCCGGTGCACGCACAGGCACGTTAAGGGCTGCCCAGTGACCAAGCAGGTGCAGCGCACGTCTACTGACCCGCTGCTCTTTGACGTCGTGTATCACGGGGAGCACACGTGCTTGGACTCTGTCGGATCCCCTGCGACGTCTTGTGGCCATGTCGCCGGCGTGGAGGTGATGAGCAGAAGTAGGCCCGGAGTTGGATTCGTGTCCCAGTCCCAGGCGGCGTGCAGTAGCCAGGTTATGTCCTCCGAGGTGGTAAGCGGAAGCGGGAGTACGGCGGGACTTTGGGGTGACGAGATTGACATGCCGGACCCGGACCGCGATGACACCGGCATCAGTGCTGACTACCTCGGTGGCTACGAATTTGATGTCAGCGCGTTTTTTGCCTAG